One segment of Formicincola oecophyllae DNA contains the following:
- a CDS encoding AAA family ATPase, whose amino-acid sequence MTSAASPHQNNAYGDNGSPDLLAQADGLTSRLQALRTGLGHILLGQENVIDDVLTAILGGGHVLLVGAPGLGKTLLARSMAAALGLEGARIQFTPDLMPSDITGAEIMEEGADGKRHFRFEKGPVFAQLVLADEINRASPRTQAALLEAMGEGSVTQAGHSWPLPRPFHVMATQNPADQEGTYPLPEAQLDRFMLRVALAAPPRQAERNMLLATGTGPMPQPQPLFTAQEVLAAQDVVARLPVSERVLDAILSLVRSLRPEDETATPIVRENVLYGPGPRASQALLRGVKARALLNGRLSPSVEDVKSLAIPVLAHRLGLDFQASAAGQTPEKLISAVAAALPDR is encoded by the coding sequence ATGACATCCGCAGCATCCCCCCACCAGAACAATGCCTATGGCGACAATGGCAGCCCTGACCTTCTGGCGCAGGCTGATGGTTTAACCAGCCGCCTCCAAGCGTTGCGCACGGGGCTTGGTCATATCCTGCTTGGCCAGGAGAACGTCATTGATGATGTTCTAACGGCCATTTTGGGTGGTGGCCATGTCCTGCTGGTCGGGGCGCCTGGCCTTGGCAAAACCCTTCTAGCGCGTTCCATGGCGGCAGCTTTGGGGCTTGAAGGTGCACGCATTCAGTTCACACCGGACCTCATGCCCTCTGACATCACAGGGGCGGAAATCATGGAGGAAGGGGCAGACGGCAAGCGGCATTTCCGTTTTGAGAAAGGACCCGTGTTCGCGCAGCTGGTCTTAGCTGACGAAATCAACCGCGCCAGCCCCCGTACCCAGGCAGCCCTTTTGGAAGCCATGGGGGAGGGTAGCGTCACCCAGGCGGGCCACAGCTGGCCGCTGCCGCGCCCTTTCCACGTGATGGCAACCCAGAATCCAGCTGACCAGGAGGGGACCTATCCCCTGCCAGAAGCGCAGCTGGACCGTTTCATGCTGCGCGTGGCTTTGGCAGCCCCGCCCCGCCAAGCGGAGCGCAACATGCTGCTGGCGACCGGCACAGGACCAATGCCCCAGCCACAACCCCTTTTCACCGCCCAGGAGGTGCTTGCAGCACAGGATGTGGTAGCGCGCCTGCCAGTGAGCGAACGCGTTTTGGACGCTATCCTCTCCCTGGTGCGTTCACTGCGGCCTGAGGATGAAACCGCTACCCCAATCGTGCGTGAAAACGTTCTCTATGGCCCTGGCCCACGCGCCAGCCAGGCCTTGTTGCGCGGCGTCAAAGCGCGCGCGCTGTTGAATGGGCGCCTCTCACCCTCTGTGGAAGATGTGAAAAGCTTGGCCATTCCTGTTCTGGCCCACAGGCTTGGGCTGGATTTCCAGGCGAGTGCAGCAGGCCAGACCCCCGAAAAACTGATCAGCGCTGTGGCGGCAGCGCTCCCTGACCGCTAA
- a CDS encoding DUF58 domain-containing protein, whose amino-acid sequence MASKAGSWLRHWFRPSKGVSAPQGVTPPHATEEPIALPLLLLEAEQLSKQLTAGPHGKRQKGDGEAFWQFRPYQAGEPAQNIDWRQSARLAGGMSGQGAFVVRQREAENTSRLQLWVDCSPSMNWRSAETLPLKSTVALKGALVLGSAALRAGERVKGGSGLWLGGTGSAPPRLLERLGQDLRQATPPSNSQANQPNAAFWAGQGARLLVSDFMIGDQAFAQLLQQAQRAPGKVTFLCVLDPAERALPWQGTTRMLSLEEGQAGEESLLLPSVEQEAAAYQALMKRHLADQAAQAKAAGVQFVIQSTALPLLPALLKVQAWLGQQGKGKVS is encoded by the coding sequence TTGGCCAGCAAAGCAGGCAGCTGGCTACGCCATTGGTTCAGACCATCCAAGGGGGTATCTGCCCCCCAGGGGGTAACACCCCCCCATGCCACGGAAGAGCCCATCGCGCTGCCCCTTCTTTTGCTGGAAGCTGAGCAGCTCTCAAAACAGCTGACCGCTGGGCCCCATGGCAAACGGCAAAAGGGGGATGGTGAGGCTTTCTGGCAATTCCGCCCGTACCAGGCGGGAGAACCCGCCCAGAACATTGATTGGCGCCAATCAGCGCGCTTGGCTGGGGGCATGTCAGGGCAGGGGGCTTTTGTCGTACGTCAACGTGAGGCGGAGAACACCAGCCGCCTTCAGCTGTGGGTGGACTGTTCCCCCTCCATGAACTGGCGCAGCGCTGAAACACTGCCCCTTAAATCCACCGTGGCCTTGAAGGGCGCCTTAGTCTTGGGGAGTGCCGCCCTGCGTGCCGGCGAACGCGTCAAAGGGGGGAGTGGGCTATGGCTTGGTGGTACAGGCAGCGCCCCGCCCAGGCTTCTGGAACGCCTTGGCCAGGATTTGAGGCAGGCCACGCCACCAAGCAACAGCCAAGCCAACCAGCCTAACGCCGCTTTTTGGGCAGGGCAGGGGGCACGCCTTCTGGTCAGCGATTTCATGATAGGCGACCAAGCCTTTGCTCAGCTGCTCCAGCAAGCGCAGCGCGCCCCAGGGAAAGTCACTTTCCTATGCGTTCTCGACCCTGCCGAGCGCGCCTTACCCTGGCAAGGCACAACCAGGATGCTTTCCTTGGAGGAAGGGCAGGCTGGAGAAGAAAGCCTTCTGCTGCCTTCCGTGGAGCAGGAAGCGGCCGCTTACCAGGCATTGATGAAGCGCCATTTAGCGGACCAGGCTGCCCAGGCCAAAGCGGCTGGGGTTCAATTTGTTATTCAATCCACGGCTCTTCCCCTGTTGCCAGCTCTTTTAAAGGTGCAGGCGTGGCTGGGCCAACAGGGAAAAGGGAAGGTTAGTTGA